In Eublepharis macularius isolate TG4126 chromosome 4, MPM_Emac_v1.0, whole genome shotgun sequence, the following are encoded in one genomic region:
- the LOC129327742 gene encoding vomeronasal type-2 receptor 26-like: MEYFDLLPFLFATKEINKDPSLLPNITLGYTVYENYFNARMTYEAEIDLLSGGQKNVPNYSCGGRNNLLAVLEGADSETSSQIADLLSIYKLSQISYSFDHRFPTDETHHPFFYQLASKQESYFMGIIKMLLHFRWTWVGLLAPDNVRGERFLKTLTPVIIRSGICIAFTDTIPELKLYNMNLRTYSFLIQRKCNVSVFHGDSLSIMGVGFIIKYVEQDTKSPLGKVWITAVLHDLSMRWFFKYFDTHHIHGSFSFLIRTSIKTTYDNFKSFLSTINKIGEEAFHCSYFNHGWSVKGWIRCREKEEVETPSQDELESILSQDSYSIYNSVQLVAQALNAAYLSRSNQILKSDRLGLRKAQPWQLHPFLRNFWFYSNSMKGVYFDENGDMEVDFDIVNWVVMPNRSIVRVQVGSIERQTSSPEIKFTMNQDAIVWPRWFNETLPLSRCTENCPPGYTKVIKEGEPICCYDCSLCVEGTVSTQEDASHCDKCPEDQHPNKVQDQCVPKELTFLSYQEPLGIILSFLTLFFTLITMFVLGIFIKYLETPVVKANNRDLSYVLLITLLLSFLSSFLFIGQPQKVTCLLRQTAFSIIFSVAVSSVLAKTVTVVVAFMASRPGSRMRNWLGKSLAIFIVLSSSNIQTTHVYLSVPVRVHQDKKCAVKHHLGRALLLVDGQVRLPSHLPPGYVVQLEEEGGE, translated from the exons ATGGAGTACTTTGACCTCCTGCCCTTCCTGTTTGCCACTAAGGAAATCAATAAAGACCCCAGTCTCCTACCCAACATCACTCTGGGGTACACCGTCTATGAGAACTATTTCAATGCAAGAATGACTTATGAGGCAGAGATAGACCTGCTGTCTGGTGGGCAGAAGAATGTTCCAAACTACAGCTGTGGAGGAAGGAACAATCTCTTGGCTGTTCTTGAGGGGGCCGACTCTGAAACCTCCAGCCAGATTGCAGACCTGTTAAGCATCTACAAATTGTCACAG ATCAGTTATAGTTTTGATCATCGTTTTCCCACAGATGAAACTCATCACCCTTTTTTCTACCAGTTGGCCTCCAAACAAGAATCATATTTCATGGGGATTATCAAGATGCTCCTGCATTTCAGATGGACGTGGGTTGGTCTCCTTGCTCCAGACAATGTTAGAGGAGAAAGATTCCTGAAGACCTTGACCCCTGTGATCATCAGGAGTGGGATTTGCATTGCCTTCACAGACACCATCCCAGAACTGAAACTATACAATATGAATTTGCGCACATATTCATTTCTCATACAGAGAAAATgtaatgtatctgttttccatgGAGATTCCCTCTCCATAATGGGTGTTGGATTTATAATAAAATATGTTGAACAAGACACAAAATCCCCTTTGGGGAAAGTTTGGATCACAGCAGTCCTGCATGATCTCAGCATGAGGTGGTTTTTCAAATACTTTGATACCCACCACATCCATGGTTCTTTCTCCTTTTTGATCCGGACAAGCATCAAGACCACATATGACAATTTCAAATCATTTCTCTCTACCATCAATAAAATAGGAGAGGAAGCATTTCATTGTTCATATTTTAATCATGGTTGGTCTGTGAAAGGCTGGATAAGatgcagagagaaagaggaagtggaaactcCATCTCAGGATGAGCTTGAAAGTATCCTGTCTCAAGACAGCTATTCCATCTACAACTCCGTCCAATTGGTGGCACAAGCCTTGAATGCTGCCTACTTGTCGAGATCTAATCAGATTTTGAAGAGTGACCGGCTGGGACTTCGGAAAgctcagccatggcag CTTCATCCTTTCCTGAGAAACTTCTGGTTTTACAGTAATTCCATGAAAGGAGTTTATTTTGATGAAAATGGGGACATGGAAGTCGACTTTGATATAGTGAACTGGGTGGTGATGCCCAATCGGTCTATTGTTAGAGTTCAAGTTGGGAGTATAGAGAGACAAACATCTTCTCCAGAGATAAAGTTCACCATGAATCAGGATGCCATTGTGTGGCCCAGATGGTTTAATGAG ACCCTGCCTCTTTCTAGGTGCACTGAGAACTGTCCACCTGGATACACCAAGGTGATTAAGGAAGGAGAACCTATTTGCTGCTATGACTGTTCTCTGTGTGTGGAAGGGACAGTCTCCACTCAGGAAG ATGCAAGTCATTGTGATAAATGTCCAGAAGATCAGCATCCAAACAAGGTCCAAGATCAATGTGTTCCTAAGGAATTAACCTTCCTGTCCTATCAAGAACCTTTGGGGATCATCCTAAGTTTCCTTACTCTTTTCTTCACCTTGATTACCATGTTTGTTTTGGGAATCTTCATTAAATACTTAGAAACTCCagttgtcaaagccaacaatcggGACCTTTCCTACGTTCTCCTCATCACCCTCCtgctttcctttttgtcctcttttctcttcattggtcagCCCCAGAAGGTGACCTGCCTCCTCCGACAAACTgccttcagcatcatcttctctGTTGCCGTCTCTTCTGTGTTGGCAAAAACTGTCACTGTGGTGGTGGCCTTCATGGCCTCAAGGCCAGGCAGCAGGATGAGGAACTGGCTGGGGAAGAGCTTGGCCATCTTCATTGTCCTTTCCTCTTCCAATATCCAA